One region of Halodesulfovibrio sp. MK-HDV genomic DNA includes:
- a CDS encoding FmdE family protein, with protein sequence MSQAHDHQPAFKNIGSHTFDQFIDMATLFHNYPAPGLLIGGYMVEEARKHMPEGTLYEAISETTWCLPDAIQMLTPCTIGNGWMNVLNLGRYAMSLYDKHTGEGVRVWLDITKIPEDSEILVWLMKEKPKQEQDSDRLRKEIGCYGADILSTIPISVPKPKLIKRSKGSILPCSACGEPYPSSHGALCRACQGESPYAGHTTLAVPSDIVFPVPEALKTVPADTALGKDVVHDMTSILPGTSKGAAFKRGDTFGAGDLCRLQQMGKNNVYVADADVGKEWVHEDDCANAFATAMCGTGVSTQGEPHEGKVTLVAELDGLLRVNADAMKRFNMCSGVMAASRNGNTIVRKGTEIGGTRAIPLYLQRLQFEQALHSLQETPLFEVRPLMTARAGLLITGDEVFNGIIEDKFHSIIHKKMLGLGGDVHRSKIVPDNRTAISDAAHEFVQAGCNIIITTAGLSVDPDDVTRQGLLDAGAHNLLYGAPILPGAMTLVGKIGSIPLLGVPACALFFKHTSLDLILPRLLAGVQITREELASMGEGGMCLNCANCSFPKCPFGK encoded by the coding sequence ATGTCTCAAGCTCACGACCATCAACCTGCTTTTAAAAACATAGGTAGTCATACCTTTGATCAATTTATAGACATGGCAACGCTCTTTCACAACTATCCTGCACCAGGTTTGCTCATTGGTGGATATATGGTGGAAGAAGCCCGAAAACACATGCCTGAAGGCACGCTGTACGAGGCCATTTCAGAAACTACATGGTGCCTGCCGGATGCAATTCAAATGCTCACCCCCTGCACCATCGGTAACGGGTGGATGAATGTCCTGAATCTTGGTCGGTATGCCATGAGCTTGTACGACAAACACACCGGTGAAGGTGTGCGTGTATGGCTGGACATTACAAAGATTCCAGAAGATTCAGAGATTCTAGTATGGCTGATGAAAGAAAAGCCTAAGCAGGAGCAAGATTCAGACAGACTGCGAAAAGAAATTGGGTGCTACGGTGCAGATATTCTTTCCACAATACCAATTTCCGTTCCAAAGCCTAAGCTGATTAAACGCAGCAAAGGCAGCATTCTTCCATGTTCTGCCTGCGGTGAGCCATATCCTTCTTCTCACGGTGCACTGTGCCGAGCCTGTCAGGGTGAATCCCCGTATGCAGGTCACACAACCCTTGCTGTCCCTTCTGATATTGTATTCCCAGTACCGGAAGCGCTGAAAACCGTACCTGCTGACACAGCACTAGGCAAAGACGTTGTACATGACATGACAAGCATTCTGCCCGGCACCAGCAAAGGCGCAGCATTTAAACGCGGCGATACGTTTGGTGCAGGTGATTTATGCAGATTACAGCAAATGGGAAAAAACAATGTCTATGTAGCAGATGCAGACGTGGGCAAAGAATGGGTGCATGAAGACGACTGTGCTAATGCATTTGCCACCGCCATGTGTGGGACAGGAGTGAGCACACAAGGCGAACCGCACGAAGGCAAAGTAACACTTGTGGCAGAACTTGACGGCCTGCTGAGAGTAAACGCAGACGCCATGAAACGGTTCAACATGTGTTCGGGTGTAATGGCTGCATCACGTAACGGAAACACCATTGTCCGCAAAGGTACAGAGATCGGCGGAACCCGTGCTATTCCTCTATATCTGCAACGCCTCCAGTTTGAACAAGCATTGCACTCCTTGCAGGAAACCCCGCTTTTTGAAGTACGTCCGCTTATGACAGCTCGAGCCGGTCTTTTAATCACCGGTGATGAAGTATTCAACGGCATTATCGAAGATAAATTTCACAGCATCATTCATAAAAAAATGCTCGGTCTCGGCGGTGATGTTCACCGCTCGAAGATTGTTCCGGATAATCGCACCGCAATCAGCGACGCCGCACATGAATTTGTTCAGGCTGGCTGTAATATCATAATTACAACAGCAGGACTTTCTGTAGACCCTGACGATGTAACACGACAGGGACTGCTTGATGCCGGAGCGCATAACCTGCTCTACGGCGCACCAATTCTTCCCGGTGCAATGACTCTCGTTGGTAAAATAGGCTCAATCCCGTTACTCGGGGTTCCGGCATGTGCGTTATTCTTTAAGCACACCAGCCTCGACCTTATTCTTCCGCGTCTTTTAGCCGGAGTGCAAATTACAAGAGAAGAACTTGCTTCCATGGGCGAAGGCGGCATGTGCCTTAACTGCGCAAACTGCTCCTTCCCTAAGTGCCCATTTGGAAAATAA
- the fdhD gene encoding formate dehydrogenase accessory sulfurtransferase FdhD: protein MQKQSSAVTTDSSSAVQQMLTRTILRYREQKSHPSDDQILVEFPLVITLNAIPIATLECTPGNEVALALGFCITEQLISTTEQVRLLHHKSSPEEAEVALSIKGGKERVYQILQHKGVRVSSSCYGSGAHGASTRFPDVGNDFSLSPSQVHSLQKESEACQALFSSTGATHFCALYDKNLSLIAYSEDVGRHNALDKSIGQTMQSGCIGDIRLILLSSRVSHEMLRKSAAVNAQVIAGFSAVTSSAIHLAEQTNRTLLGFVRNGRMNIYSHSERLGLSSPSPQMLPETASVNYVL, encoded by the coding sequence ATGCAGAAACAATCATCAGCTGTCACAACAGATTCAAGCTCAGCAGTCCAACAAATGTTGACCCGCACTATTCTGCGGTATCGTGAGCAAAAGTCGCATCCTTCAGATGATCAAATTCTGGTAGAATTTCCCCTTGTCATCACGCTGAATGCAATCCCTATTGCCACGCTTGAATGTACACCGGGGAATGAAGTGGCGCTTGCACTGGGCTTTTGTATTACAGAACAGCTCATTTCAACCACGGAGCAAGTGCGACTGCTACATCACAAAAGTTCACCAGAAGAGGCTGAAGTCGCCCTTTCCATAAAGGGCGGCAAAGAACGTGTGTACCAGATTCTGCAACACAAAGGCGTTCGCGTCAGCAGCTCTTGTTACGGCAGTGGCGCACATGGTGCTTCCACTCGCTTCCCTGACGTAGGAAATGACTTCTCTCTGTCTCCTTCACAGGTTCACTCACTGCAAAAAGAATCCGAAGCATGTCAGGCTCTGTTCAGCAGCACAGGGGCAACACACTTCTGCGCCCTGTACGACAAGAATCTTTCTCTCATCGCATATAGCGAGGATGTGGGACGGCATAATGCTCTGGACAAATCCATCGGGCAAACCATGCAGTCCGGCTGTATCGGCGATATCCGACTTATCCTTCTATCCTCACGGGTAAGTCACGAAATGCTGCGCAAATCTGCCGCAGTAAACGCGCAGGTTATTGCTGGATTTTCCGCCGTAACCAGCTCTGCAATCCATCTGGCTGAACAAACCAACAGAACGCTTCTCGGCTTTGTTCGTAACGGTAGAATGAACATTTATTCCCATAGCGAACGACTTGGGCTTTCATCACCGAGCCCGCAAATGCTGCCCGAAACAGCCTCTGTTAACTACGTCCTGTAA
- a CDS encoding formate dehydrogenase accessory protein FdhE, which translates to MQTVAATSHKKSLSVSQTLHAACEKHPALTPIIEQFTTLYSARAELIESLADELAKDKNCPAPIISEERLQQGVPVLSDSDIEWAGAYYSEIEESLFGNLETIGTLEPAVAQYKKAIAEEEVSITSLLRAALNSNESAFSKSAKAADMEPAALLFITQQIVSCVLGAYAIVHNEALSKIFWREAYCPVCGSFPDMSVLQRPDVDQSEYLAGGGGKKMMHCSCCSHQWHFRRGTCPACNNDEAGAIHYFHIEEQTGERVEYCNKCNSYLNNIDLRNSTATPDLAVAPITLIHLDMKAAQKKLKPLVHSLWNTF; encoded by the coding sequence ATGCAAACTGTTGCCGCCACTTCCCACAAGAAATCACTTTCCGTATCGCAAACATTGCATGCAGCGTGCGAAAAACACCCTGCGCTTACGCCGATTATTGAGCAATTTACCACACTATATTCTGCGCGAGCTGAACTTATCGAATCCCTTGCAGACGAGCTTGCAAAGGACAAAAACTGTCCTGCACCGATCATTAGCGAAGAACGCCTTCAGCAGGGTGTCCCTGTCCTTTCAGATAGCGATATCGAATGGGCTGGCGCTTATTATTCAGAAATCGAAGAATCTCTGTTCGGAAACCTTGAGACAATCGGAACTCTGGAACCAGCAGTAGCACAGTACAAAAAAGCTATTGCAGAAGAAGAAGTTTCTATCACCTCACTGCTCCGTGCCGCACTGAATTCCAATGAGTCTGCCTTTTCTAAAAGTGCGAAGGCTGCGGACATGGAACCTGCCGCATTGCTTTTCATCACTCAGCAAATCGTAAGCTGTGTTCTTGGTGCGTATGCCATTGTACATAACGAAGCATTATCAAAAATTTTCTGGCGCGAAGCATACTGCCCTGTCTGTGGATCTTTTCCAGACATGAGCGTGCTGCAACGTCCGGATGTCGATCAGTCTGAATATCTCGCCGGTGGTGGCGGTAAAAAAATGATGCATTGTTCCTGCTGTTCCCACCAGTGGCATTTCCGTCGCGGCACTTGTCCTGCCTGCAATAACGATGAAGCTGGCGCCATCCACTATTTCCATATTGAAGAACAAACAGGCGAACGTGTTGAGTACTGTAATAAATGTAATTCATACCTCAACAATATCGACCTACGAAATTCAACCGCCACTCCAGACCTTGCTGTTGCGCCAATAACTTTGATTCATCTTGATATGAAGGCAGCACAGAAGAAACTTAAACCGCTCGTTCACAGCCTTTGGAACACTTTTTAA
- a CDS encoding 4Fe-4S dicluster domain-containing protein translates to MSKAFLIDTTRCTACRGCQLACKEWYELPANKTKQVGTHQNPPDLNANNYKLVRFSEHMDGDTITWNFFPDQCRHCEEPPCQGAADTVEEGAVIKDEATGAVIFTDKMKQFSDEDLQYVRESCPYDIPRWDAATKRPGKCIMCIDRVQAGQLPACVQVCPTGTMNFGDRDEMLALAEKRLAQVKKDHPNAMLADPDDVSVIYLLADAPERYHTHVVAEAPAPKSRRQLFASLRPSLTPASKS, encoded by the coding sequence ATGTCAAAAGCCTTTCTTATAGACACCACACGGTGCACGGCTTGTCGGGGCTGCCAGCTTGCTTGTAAAGAATGGTATGAGCTTCCGGCTAATAAAACCAAACAGGTAGGTACACACCAGAACCCACCTGATTTGAATGCAAATAACTACAAACTGGTGCGCTTCAGCGAGCATATGGACGGAGATACCATTACTTGGAACTTCTTCCCCGACCAATGCCGCCACTGTGAAGAGCCTCCATGTCAGGGCGCTGCTGATACAGTTGAAGAAGGTGCCGTTATTAAAGATGAAGCCACAGGCGCAGTTATCTTTACAGATAAAATGAAGCAGTTCTCCGACGAAGATTTACAATACGTCAGAGAATCCTGCCCGTACGATATCCCTCGCTGGGATGCGGCGACAAAACGCCCGGGCAAATGCATTATGTGTATCGACAGAGTTCAGGCTGGCCAGCTTCCGGCGTGCGTACAAGTATGCCCGACTGGCACAATGAACTTTGGCGACAGGGACGAAATGCTCGCCCTTGCAGAAAAACGCCTTGCTCAGGTCAAAAAGGATCATCCTAACGCAATGCTCGCAGATCCGGATGACGTAAGCGTCATTTACCTGCTTGCAGATGCACCGGAACGCTACCACACCCATGTGGTTGCCGAAGCTCCTGCGCCAAAATCGCGCAGACAGCTCTTTGCATCATTGCGTCCCTCTTTGACACCCGCTTCTAAATCCTAG
- the fdnG gene encoding formate dehydrogenase-N subunit alpha has protein sequence MSYTRRGFLKLTSAGVACLSLGQLGFDLTEAHAYATSLKTKGAKEVITICPFCSVSCHIIAHVRDGKLISTEGDPDFPINEGALCAKGAALLSMSRNEHRVKKPMYRAPYSDKWEEKDWDWVLTKIARKVKDTRDKEIILKNDKGQTVNRLESMFLLGTSHASNEECALIHQSMRSLGVVHMDHQARIUHSATVAALGESFGRGAMTNHWIDIKNADSILIIGSNAAEHHPISFKWVLRAKDAGATVMHVDPKFSRTSARSDFHVPLRSGTDIAFMGGMINYVLQNEKYFKDYVVDYTNAPYIVSEGFEFNDGLFSGYDPKNRMYDQSSWKFDLDSDGVPKKDASLKHPRCVFNLLKKHFSRYSLDNVSSVSGVSKENLTKVYENFGSTGTPERAGTIMYALGWTQHTVGVQNIRSAAILQLLLGNIGIAGGGINALRGEPNVQGSTDHTLLYHIIPGYMAMPKADWQTYAEYNKANTPVSTDTQSANWWQHKPKYFTSLLKGWYGDNATADNGYCYGLLPKIEKGADHSYMYLFDRMFKNKITGGFIIGLNPMNSVPNSNKVRKALDNLDWLVTQELHHSETTDNWQRPGVDPKTIKTEVFLLPSAHRVEKEGTVTNSGRWIGWHDKAIEPEAEARSFGAAFVPMMNKVRGLYKKEGGKLPEAITLQNWPETYNAEYWTRIINGQFTKDTVVKGKKYKKGQQVPSFTALGDDGSTMSLNWLYAGSYTEEDGNKAKRRNPKQTDMQANIGLYPNWAWCWPVNRRILYNRASVNADGMPLNPKKAVIKWDGKKWIGDVPDGGWKPMSSGEGKHPFIMSKHGHGQIFGPGRKDGPIPEHYEPVETPIKSHPFSKQLSSPVYKHIESSMDKLAKPADPNFPIVLTTYSLTEHWCGGGETRNVPNLLEAEPQLYVEMSPELAKEKGIANGDGVIVESIRGKVEAIAMVTVRIRPLKVQGNIVHLVGMPFCFGWTTPGTGDSTNRLTPSVGDPNTTIPEYKASCVNVRKADKLTEIDR, from the coding sequence ATGAGTTATACGCGGCGAGGATTCCTTAAGCTCACCAGTGCAGGGGTAGCCTGCCTCTCATTGGGCCAATTGGGCTTTGATTTGACGGAAGCGCATGCTTACGCGACTTCCCTCAAAACAAAGGGCGCTAAGGAAGTCATCACAATCTGTCCTTTCTGTTCTGTAAGCTGTCACATCATTGCGCATGTACGCGACGGTAAGCTCATCAGTACAGAAGGTGATCCGGACTTCCCAATCAACGAAGGTGCACTTTGTGCTAAAGGCGCTGCTCTTCTTTCCATGTCACGCAATGAGCACAGGGTTAAAAAACCTATGTATCGTGCTCCATACAGCGACAAGTGGGAAGAAAAAGACTGGGATTGGGTACTCACTAAAATTGCCCGTAAGGTCAAAGATACCCGAGACAAAGAAATCATCTTAAAGAACGATAAAGGCCAGACCGTTAACCGTCTGGAATCAATGTTCCTGCTTGGTACTTCGCATGCAAGCAACGAGGAATGTGCCCTTATCCATCAATCTATGCGCAGCCTCGGTGTCGTCCACATGGACCACCAGGCACGTATTTGACACAGCGCAACTGTAGCGGCTCTGGGAGAGTCGTTTGGGCGCGGTGCTATGACAAACCACTGGATCGACATCAAGAATGCCGATTCAATCCTGATCATCGGCAGTAATGCCGCTGAACATCACCCTATTTCCTTCAAATGGGTATTACGGGCTAAAGACGCAGGCGCAACAGTAATGCATGTTGACCCTAAGTTCTCCCGTACTTCTGCCCGTTCTGATTTCCACGTACCTCTTCGTTCCGGTACAGACATCGCCTTCATGGGTGGTATGATTAACTATGTGCTCCAAAACGAAAAGTACTTTAAAGACTACGTAGTAGACTACACCAACGCTCCGTACATCGTGAGTGAAGGTTTTGAATTTAATGACGGTCTCTTTAGTGGTTATGATCCTAAAAATCGTATGTACGATCAAAGTTCTTGGAAATTTGATCTCGATTCTGATGGTGTTCCTAAAAAAGATGCGTCTCTCAAACACCCACGCTGTGTTTTCAATCTGCTGAAAAAACACTTCTCACGTTACTCACTTGATAACGTGTCTTCCGTTTCGGGCGTATCTAAAGAAAATCTGACCAAAGTGTATGAGAACTTCGGTTCCACAGGCACACCTGAACGTGCCGGTACCATCATGTATGCACTGGGCTGGACCCAGCATACAGTTGGCGTACAGAACATCCGCAGTGCTGCAATCCTTCAGTTACTTCTTGGTAACATAGGTATTGCTGGCGGCGGTATCAACGCACTGCGTGGTGAGCCTAACGTACAGGGTTCAACTGACCATACACTTCTCTATCATATTATTCCGGGCTACATGGCTATGCCAAAAGCCGACTGGCAGACATATGCTGAGTACAATAAAGCCAACACCCCAGTTTCCACCGATACACAGAGTGCAAACTGGTGGCAGCATAAGCCTAAGTACTTCACTAGTTTGTTGAAAGGTTGGTACGGTGACAATGCGACTGCCGACAACGGATACTGTTACGGACTGCTCCCTAAAATTGAAAAAGGCGCAGACCATTCTTACATGTACCTGTTCGACCGCATGTTCAAAAATAAAATCACCGGCGGTTTCATCATTGGCTTGAACCCAATGAACAGTGTGCCTAACTCCAACAAAGTGCGTAAAGCACTTGATAACTTGGACTGGCTGGTAACACAGGAACTTCATCATTCCGAAACCACAGATAACTGGCAACGTCCCGGTGTAGACCCTAAAACGATCAAAACCGAGGTGTTCCTGCTTCCTTCTGCACACCGTGTAGAAAAAGAAGGCACAGTTACCAACTCCGGTCGTTGGATCGGCTGGCATGACAAAGCCATTGAGCCAGAAGCAGAAGCACGCTCCTTTGGTGCTGCCTTCGTACCTATGATGAACAAGGTACGCGGTCTGTACAAAAAAGAAGGCGGCAAGCTGCCGGAAGCAATCACATTGCAGAACTGGCCTGAAACATACAATGCCGAGTACTGGACCCGTATTATCAACGGTCAGTTCACTAAAGACACTGTTGTTAAAGGCAAGAAATACAAAAAAGGCCAGCAGGTTCCGTCCTTTACGGCTCTGGGTGACGATGGTTCCACCATGTCCCTTAACTGGCTCTATGCAGGCAGTTACACCGAAGAAGACGGCAACAAAGCAAAACGCCGTAACCCTAAACAGACCGACATGCAGGCAAACATTGGCCTGTACCCTAACTGGGCATGGTGCTGGCCTGTTAACCGCCGTATTCTGTACAACAGAGCTTCTGTTAATGCAGACGGTATGCCGCTCAATCCTAAAAAAGCTGTTATCAAATGGGATGGCAAAAAATGGATTGGTGACGTGCCGGATGGCGGCTGGAAGCCTATGTCCAGCGGTGAAGGCAAACATCCGTTCATTATGAGCAAACACGGACACGGTCAGATTTTCGGCCCTGGCAGAAAAGACGGTCCAATCCCTGAGCATTACGAGCCAGTTGAGACTCCAATCAAGTCTCATCCGTTCTCAAAACAGCTCAGCAGTCCTGTTTACAAACATATTGAAAGTTCAATGGACAAGCTTGCTAAACCTGCTGATCCGAACTTCCCGATTGTTCTCACCACATACAGCCTTACCGAACATTGGTGTGGCGGCGGTGAAACACGAAATGTACCGAACCTGCTTGAAGCCGAACCTCAGCTGTATGTTGAGATGAGCCCAGAATTGGCTAAAGAAAAAGGCATTGCAAACGGCGACGGTGTTATTGTGGAAAGTATTCGCGGTAAAGTTGAAGCCATCGCGATGGTGACCGTTCGTATCCGTCCTCTGAAAGTACAGGGCAATATTGTTCACCTTGTGGGTATGCCTTTCTGCTTCGGTTGGACAACTCCCGGAACAGGCGATTCAACGAACAGACTTACTCCTTCTGTAGGTGATCCGAATACAACTATTCCTGAATACAAGGCTAGTTGCGTCAATGTCCGTAAAGCTGACAAGCTTACAGAGATTGATAGATAG
- a CDS encoding winged helix-turn-helix domain-containing protein: MTTGAPTMRIHLWLETSAGVLMGQGRLQLLEYIGHTGSLSAAAKALGMSYRAAWGKIKASEEILGVKLLEQQAGKGSSAQLSTAAKHLISSYKDWLTNVEQYALSSASEHFGYAPDKYWSIKDLPSPAISKK, encoded by the coding sequence ATGACAACAGGCGCTCCTACAATGCGAATTCACCTATGGCTCGAGACCTCCGCCGGAGTTCTGATGGGACAAGGTAGACTGCAACTGCTTGAATACATAGGGCACACAGGCTCGCTCAGTGCTGCCGCGAAAGCTTTAGGTATGTCTTACAGAGCAGCCTGGGGCAAAATTAAAGCATCTGAAGAAATTCTCGGTGTTAAGCTGCTGGAACAACAAGCTGGAAAAGGTTCCTCTGCCCAGCTCAGTACAGCCGCAAAACATCTTATTTCGTCCTATAAAGATTGGCTGACTAATGTGGAACAATACGCACTCTCCTCTGCTTCAGAACACTTCGGATATGCTCCTGACAAATACTGGTCAATAAAAGACCTGCCGTCCCCAGCAATCTCAAAAAAGTAA
- a CDS encoding pyridoxamine 5'-phosphate oxidase family protein, which produces MRRKEGDVTCPASIDKVLQTVSVCRLGMCSNDTPYVVPLNFTHQGTTVFLHGSKVGRKIDVLNENPNVFFEATREGTLVSTPTEKNICKSDFSYQCLMARGVVEFVDDVGEKMQILDAICWKYYGRAGTMPEAAVRGTCVLKIELKDISVKQSGVWAE; this is translated from the coding sequence ATGAGACGTAAAGAAGGAGATGTTACCTGTCCTGCGAGTATCGACAAGGTATTACAGACGGTTTCTGTATGTCGGCTGGGAATGTGCTCGAATGATACTCCTTATGTTGTTCCGTTAAATTTCACTCATCAAGGCACAACGGTTTTTCTTCACGGGAGCAAGGTGGGCAGAAAGATTGATGTGTTGAATGAAAATCCGAATGTGTTTTTTGAAGCAACTCGCGAAGGGACACTGGTTTCTACTCCAACTGAAAAAAATATCTGCAAGAGTGATTTTTCATATCAGTGTTTGATGGCGCGGGGAGTTGTTGAGTTTGTTGATGATGTGGGCGAGAAAATGCAGATTCTTGATGCCATTTGTTGGAAGTACTATGGAAGAGCAGGGACAATGCCTGAAGCTGCTGTTCGCGGAACCTGTGTGCTGAAGATTGAACTTAAGGATATCAGCGTGAAGCAATCTGGAGTTTGGGCAGAATAG
- a CDS encoding YhcH/YjgK/YiaL family protein → MYFYDDVPASWNTVLSGSFAIFFPEDAHMPLISNDEIHKVILKVAVS, encoded by the coding sequence GTGTATTTTTACGATGATGTTCCGGCTAGCTGGAATACCGTTTTGTCGGGATCATTTGCTATCTTTTTTCCTGAAGACGCACACATGCCTCTTATTTCGAATGATGAGATTCATAAGGTTATTCTCAAAGTAGCAGTTAGCTAA